Genomic DNA from Carnobacteriaceae bacterium zg-C25:
ATATCTATATTTCCAATTTTAAACATACTTCCTCCATACACACAATTAGACACTTTACTATACCATAAAAACAACGCTTTCGCACCTAATTCGTCTAAAAAAGTCTCCAACACTTTTGTATTCGAGACTTTTTATTCATTACTTTTAATGAGTTGCCTATTTTTTATGTTCACTACGAAATAAGGCTGACGGATGATGCCATCAACTCTAAAAATTAAATAGGCTCCATTTCGGTGAGCCGTACATCACTTTGTGACTTAAAACGAAAAGATAGTGACTTAACATCTGTTAAACCACTACCTTTATACGTCATCAACCCTATTTAACTTAAAACCTTTTTAATTGGCGTAATCGCCACCGTCAACATGTAAATACTCTTCTAGCGTTAAACCTGAACGATAAATTTCTTCGGCAACTTCACCAACATAGCGTACATGCCACGCTTCTGCCATATACCCTGTAATATGTTCCTTACCCGGTAAATAGCGCACAATAAAACCATACTCATGCGCATGTTGCGCTAACCATTCTGTTGCATCGTGTTTAACGCCATCTCCTAACAACTGTCCTGTTGCATCAGTAAAATCAAACGCTAATCCTGTTTGGTGTTCAGAGTGCCCCGGTCTAGCAGAATAACGATCTGCCTTTTCTTTTCCGTCTGTACGAACATAATTGTTGTACACTTGCTCTTGATAAGTGTAACTTCTAAACCCACTATATTGATCACCTACTGCAAACCCTTTATCTTGCATTGCTTTTTTTAATTTTAAAAATGCCTGTTTAGCCGTTGGATCTTCTCCGGGATTATAATCTTTTGGTAAAGCGTATTTTTTATTTACAACAATGATACCATTCACACGTTTAATGCCGTCCGATTGTGTATTTTCGTGTTGCGTTGTTTGTTGTGTTGTTTGTTCTGTCGTTTGCTGCGTTACCGATTCTTTCATTGTGGATTGCGCTGTTTCTTTAGCTTGTGATGATACAACTGGTTCATTACTCATATCATTTTGTTTATTTTCCCACGGTTTAAACACAAACAATCCAGCAATGACTAACACAACCAAAGGTATTAGCGCAATGATTACCGTTTTATTTTGTTGTTTTTTATTTTTTTGTTGCCGTCGTAATTGATTTCCTCGTTCCATAAAGTCTATAGCCCCCTATTTCCAAAAACACTCATCCAAACTTAAAAATACTACTTGATGCCAATTGTTGCACGCACCACATCAGCAATTGTTTCCACATAGTAGTGACACAATTCATCTGTCGGCGCTTCTGCCATAACACGTAATAATGGTTCTGTTCCTGATGGACGCACTAAAATGCGACCTTGACCGTTCATTTCTGATTCCATTTTTTCAACGATTGCTTTAATTTCTGGAACCTCCATTGCAGTATCTTTTTGTGATACTTTAATGTTTACAAGCAATTGTGGATAAATGGTTACTTCGTCAGCTAATTCAGATAATTTTTTACCCGTTTGTTTCATGACATTTAATAATTGTACTCCGGATAAAATACCATCTCCTGTAGTGTTCAAGTCTAAAAAGACAATATGTCCAGATTGCTCTCCACCTAATGTGTACCCGTTTTTACGCATTTCTTCAACGACGTAGCGATCGCCTACTGCTGTTTTTACAGTATTTAAATCCGCCTCTTCAATCGCTTTATGGAAACCTAAGTTACTCATAACGGTTGAAACGATTGTGTTTTTCGCTAAACGGCCTTGACTAGCTAAATATTTACCGCAGATAAACATAATTTTATCGCCATCTACAATGCGACCCAATTCATCTACCGCAATTAATCGATCGCCGTCACCATCAAACGCCAAACCAACATCAGAGCCATTTTCTAACACAAACGCTTGTAATTGTTCTGGATGTGTCGAACCAACACCATCATTGATATTTGTTCCATTTGGACGATGTCCCATCATGTGAAATTCCGTATTTAAATCTGCAAATAAACTTGGCAATAATGGCGTTGTTGCTCCATTCGCTGCATCTAAACTCACTTTAATACCAGATAAGTCCCCAACAATCGTACTTTTAATAAACTCTGTATATTTCAATCCACCTTCTAAGTACATTTCTAATCGACCTAGTCCTTGTGCACTTGGGCGTGGTAGTGTATCTTCTGGTGCATCTAATAACGCTTCAATTTCTAATTCTTGATCATCAGATAATTTAAATCCATCTGCACCAAAAAACTTAATTCCGTTATCTTGTGCTGGATTGTGTGAGGCTGAAATCATGACACCTGCCGCAAATCCTTGCGTACGCGTAATGTAAGCGACAGCTGGCGTTGAAACCACACCTAACTGTAACACATCAATCCCTACGGATAATAACCCTGAAATCAATGCTTGTTCTAATAATTGCCCTGAAATACGTGGATCTCTTGCTACGACTACACGAGGTGCTTCGTCTGTTTGTGTTTGCTTGTGTTGTAATAAGACATACCCACCAAATCGACCTAATTTAAATGCTAATTCCGGCGTTAATTCTACGTTAGCTTCGCCACGTACACCGTCTGTTCCAAAATATTTTCCCATCTATCTCGAGAACTCCTTGTTTAATTACTTTTATTATTTTTTGATCACATCAACAATCACTTTCAATTCACGAATTTGTGAAAGTGTCACACCGTACGGCGTTAAAATTGGAACGGTTAATTCGTGCGTTCCCTCACTTAATGCAGAAACATCAACCAACGCCGTCAATACAGGCGTTCCACCCGACGTATTTACAACAGGTGTTTCAGTAGGTGTCTGTAAAGCAATGTTATAATTGTACGCATCTTGTTTATTGATGAGCGACGCAACAATTGGCGCTTTAACTTCTGCCAATACAATTTGTGCAGAAACAGAAACTTTTCGAGAAACTTTAACGTCTAACAGATTACCAACCGCATCTTTTACAACTACCGTTACATTGCTTTGTGTATACGTTTGTGATTGCGATTGGACGTTTGACGGTATCGCAGCCGTTACGCTATCCACTTTCGCTATCGTGTCTGAACTTCCACTAAGAACAACTTTTTCAGGGCTAGCCGTCACATTCCCAACGCGATACCCTTCAGCCGCTAAACCTTCAGGAGCAATCGCTTGAACGGCAACTTCTGATGTCGCTAAATTTTGTACATTTACCTCTGTAGTCGTCGGTGTCACCGCACCCGTTACGCTAGTCGGCAATCCAACCACCGTAAAATGAATGGTTCTTTTTCCGTTTGATACATCACTTAAATCGGTTGTTTCAACGGTCAACGTTTGTTCTGTCAACTGTGACAACAAATTACGCGGACCTGTCAAATGAACCGTTACCGTTTCAGGCATACCCGATACGTATTTTGCATTCGATGTATCTTTAATTTTAACTGGCACATTGACAACATCTTTTGTCATAATGACACTGGCTGGATTGGATTGTGTAGTAGATAACGCTGCAACATTCGCATAGACATAAGCGCAAAGTACAATTGATGCCATAAGCGACAACAACAGAATCATCACTTTTTTTCGTAATAATTTCATCATTTTTTACGACCTCCAAACTTAACCAATACCGTTTTTAATCGTTCTTTAAACGGCTGTTGACCCGTTTGCATGCCATCGTCAATCACAACTTGTCGAATGAGTTGTGTCAATTCCTCGGGTGTTAGCTGTCTGTGCAACTCGTGGTGATGTGTTGCGCTAATATGTCCTGTTTCTTCAGAGACAATAATTGTCAGCGCATCTGTGAGTTCACTTAACCCAATCGCCGCACGATGTCGTGTCCCTAACTCTTGCGGAATCGCTGTGTTTTCAGATAACGGCAACACACAACTCGCCGCAGCTAATTGATTATCTTGAATTATGACCGCTCCGTCGTGAAGTGGTGTATTGGGCGTAAAAATATTGATCAGTAATTGCGAACTAATTTTTGCATTTAACGGTACACCCGTATTCGCATAAGCGTTCAATGAAGATTTATATTCAATACAAATCAATGCCCCAATATAACGTTTTGCCAAATAGGTAATTGCTTCTACCATCGCTTCGATATTATCTTGCGCAATATCGTCTTTTTTACTATTAAACAGCGGGTTTTGACCGAGTTTTTCCAATGAACGTCTAATTTCGGGTTGGAAAATAATTAACATGGCAATCACTCCCCAGTTAATCACTTGATCAATAATCCAATTTAACGCGTACAATTGCACCGTTTGCGAAATAATTTTAATACCGACAATGGAGACAACCCCCTTCAAAACCGAAACGGCTTGCGATTGTCTGGCAAAATTAATTAATATGTATATAATATATGTAACAATGAGAATATCCACCGTTATTAAAACGGGATGACTCATCAATTGTGTTAGAAAATCCATGTACTCACACCTTTATTAAAATTCATTTCAAGTATACCACATAAATCGTGAAAGGGCACAACATTCCTAACGCAACATGACAATTAGGAGGCTATATGACAACAACATTTTTAGATTATATTGATTGGCGCGGGGATTTATCTTTTGAAAATAGCCCATTTAATATTGTGGACAGTTTAATTTTAACGCGATTCACTTATTTACCACTCGACAATTTAGCCGATTACTCTACACCACATACCATCAAAACGTTATACGACACTTACCAAACAACACAAGAACACCCATTCGACTTTTTATTCGAAAATGATGCGGTGTTATTTGAGAAAATGGCGAACGCACCACGTTTTCAACATTTAACGGTTCAACACTTTACACACGTCATACACGAAGAAAAAGAAGTTCAATTTTGTGCGATGCTCATTCACTTAGACGAAAAAACAACCTATGTTGGATTTCGCGGGACAGACACTTCGCTAGTTGGTTGGAAAGAAGATTTTAATATGGCGTTTCAAACCGTTGTGCCAGCGCAAAATTTAAGCCGGGCGTTTATGGAAAGTTATTCAAGAGATTGTCACGAAAACATTATCGTCGGCGGACATTCAAAAGGTGGGAACCTTGCCATTTATAGCGCGTTATTTACAAGTGAATCTGTCCAAGATAAAATTGTCGCTATTCACAATTTTGATGGCCCGGGATTTAACGCGCATTTAAAAACAAGCGGGCACTATCCATTATTAAAGGATAAAATTTTATCGTTTGTGCCAGAAACGGCAATCGTTGGATTTTTACTCAATCATGAAATCACCCCAAAAATCGTTAAGAGCAGCGCAAAAAGTGCCGTTCAACACGACACATATACATGGGAAATCAAGGGGACGGACTTCACCTACTTAGATGAAACAAGCGATGAAAGCAAGAAAATTACACAAACTTTTCAAAGTGTTTTAACGGATTACACGAGTGAAGAATTGTCCTTTTTAGTCAATACGTTTTTCCAATTACTTGCTTCAACGGGCATTAAAGATTTTCGCGACATTACAAAAACAACACCGTCACAACTGTTTAACGCATTAAAAACGTACAACAGTTTAACAAAAGAAGAAACCACAAAATTGCAACAGTTTATTTCCTTTATTATCAGCGCACTATTATCAAGAAAATAATTTTTACGACTGATGCAACACTAATTAAAGTTAATACGCAAAAAGACCGACTTTACCAAGTCCGGTCTTTTCATCTTTTACACCACAAAAATATGGACACTCTATCAAATAAGGTGGACAACTGATGCCATCAACCCTAAAAATTATACAGTCGATTTAATTTACTGCCTTTTATTAGTCACCAACACCATTTAATATAGCATAAATTCAAAATCCAACCTATTTCAATGACGAAATAGGTTGGATTTTTGTTGATAGTGTTCAGTCTAAGAAAAACGGGTTCGTTTTTCTCTATCCACTAGTTATTGTTCTTTTTTCTTAATCGTAATGGTAATACCTAAAAGTACCAAACCAATACCCATCAATGCCACATGAGATGTTTGTTCTCCTGTACTTGGCAAGTCTTGTTGTGTTGCTTTTGGTGTATCTCCATTTTTAAAGACAATCGCATAACGACTAAAATGATCTACTTTAAACGTAATCGCTTTTCCATCTTGAGTTGTAGTAAATGGTACTTCTTCAACGCCACTATTATCATCTTTAACATAATAAACTTTGTCTACCACACGTGTAACAGGCACTGTTACATACGCTGGAGATTTAATTTGTTTTTTGTTATTTGCTTTGTCTACAAAGTACATGTCATAAATATCATGTGCTTCACGCAACGTTGGTACAGTTCCATTTACTTTTTCTACAACGAATGCCACGACATCTTCTTCTAAACCACTAACCGGAATACGAACACTTACTGGTGTATCTTTGTTATTATCTTCAAACGTTGCTTCTGTTTTATCCGCATTGAAGGTAACATTTACACCTTCTTTCATATAAACAGCGTCTAACGTTGCACCCATATCATCTGGTCTTGTTGGCATTTCGACATTATTTCCTGTCGTTCCACTAGTAGACGTTATTGTATCCACCGTATTATTTGGTAGAGATGGTGTTTCGTCATTGTTTGGTGTACTTGGTGTGTCGTTATTATCTGTTACTGCTGGCTGTTCAGGAGTAGCAGGTGTGTTGTTATCTGGTGTAGTTGGTGTTGGTTCAGGGTCTTTTTCAAAGTCCCATGTTCCTGTAAACACTACATCAGAGCCATTGACCGTTGCTTCTGTTGTATCCCAACTTACAAACTTCCACGTTCCTCGATTATTTTGATCTCTATAATCTTGTGTATCAATACCTACTGTATTCACTTGTGTTCCACTTGCTAAATCGCTTCTATCTTTACCATTTAATCTAGATAATAACTCTTCTGGTAATTGTTGTGTTACACTATCTGATTTTGTAAATGCATATCTTGCCGTGTATGTATCTGCAACAAAGTTCCATCGTCCTGTAAATACGACGTCAGCGCCATTGACCGTTGCTTCGGTTTTATCCCATCCTGTAAACGTCC
This window encodes:
- a CDS encoding DUF2974 domain-containing protein gives rise to the protein MTTTFLDYIDWRGDLSFENSPFNIVDSLILTRFTYLPLDNLADYSTPHTIKTLYDTYQTTQEHPFDFLFENDAVLFEKMANAPRFQHLTVQHFTHVIHEEKEVQFCAMLIHLDEKTTYVGFRGTDTSLVGWKEDFNMAFQTVVPAQNLSRAFMESYSRDCHENIIVGGHSKGGNLAIYSALFTSESVQDKIVAIHNFDGPGFNAHLKTSGHYPLLKDKILSFVPETAIVGFLLNHEITPKIVKSSAKSAVQHDTYTWEIKGTDFTYLDETSDESKKITQTFQSVLTDYTSEELSFLVNTFFQLLASTGIKDFRDITKTTPSQLFNALKTYNSLTKEETTKLQQFISFIISALLSRK
- a CDS encoding M15 family metallopeptidase, giving the protein MSNEPVVSSQAKETAQSTMKESVTQQTTEQTTQQTTQHENTQSDGIKRVNGIIVVNKKYALPKDYNPGEDPTAKQAFLKLKKAMQDKGFAVGDQYSGFRSYTYQEQVYNNYVRTDGKEKADRYSARPGHSEHQTGLAFDFTDATGQLLGDGVKHDATEWLAQHAHEYGFIVRYLPGKEHITGYMAEAWHVRYVGEVAEEIYRSGLTLEEYLHVDGGDYAN
- the cdaA gene encoding diadenylate cyclase CdaA, which codes for MDFLTQLMSHPVLITVDILIVTYIIYILINFARQSQAVSVLKGVVSIVGIKIISQTVQLYALNWIIDQVINWGVIAMLIIFQPEIRRSLEKLGQNPLFNSKKDDIAQDNIEAMVEAITYLAKRYIGALICIEYKSSLNAYANTGVPLNAKISSQLLINIFTPNTPLHDGAVIIQDNQLAAASCVLPLSENTAIPQELGTRHRAAIGLSELTDALTIIVSEETGHISATHHHELHRQLTPEELTQLIRQVVIDDGMQTGQQPFKERLKTVLVKFGGRKK
- a CDS encoding phosphoglucosamine mutase; translated protein: MGKYFGTDGVRGEANVELTPELAFKLGRFGGYVLLQHKQTQTDEAPRVVVARDPRISGQLLEQALISGLLSVGIDVLQLGVVSTPAVAYITRTQGFAAGVMISASHNPAQDNGIKFFGADGFKLSDDQELEIEALLDAPEDTLPRPSAQGLGRLEMYLEGGLKYTEFIKSTIVGDLSGIKVSLDAANGATTPLLPSLFADLNTEFHMMGHRPNGTNINDGVGSTHPEQLQAFVLENGSDVGLAFDGDGDRLIAVDELGRIVDGDKIMFICGKYLASQGRLAKNTIVSTVMSNLGFHKAIEEADLNTVKTAVGDRYVVEEMRKNGYTLGGEQSGHIVFLDLNTTGDGILSGVQLLNVMKQTGKKLSELADEVTIYPQLLVNIKVSQKDTAMEVPEIKAIVEKMESEMNGQGRILVRPSGTEPLLRVMAEAPTDELCHYYVETIADVVRATIGIK